The following are encoded in a window of Verrucomicrobiota bacterium genomic DNA:
- a CDS encoding glycosyltransferase family 2 protein has translation MKISFCLITRNEEANLPRCLQSCADLADEIVVLDSGSTDGTEAIARRFNARWFHQDWLGYVGQKNKLLSLAQHPWVFSIDGDEELSPELRAEVLAVKATEPPAEISGYDMPRCVPYEGRWIRHGDWYPDRLVRLFRRDRARFAGGKVHERLEIQGRIQSFQGELCHYSFKNAADHWARCQHYARLWAETQAEQGRRVGPLAPVLHAMFRWCRGYILKAGFLDGPQGWRIAKINAREVHLKYRLLRAMNQHRSGPSGISPKNS, from the coding sequence ATGAAAATTTCCTTCTGCCTGATCACTCGCAACGAAGAGGCCAATCTGCCCCGGTGCTTGCAGAGTTGCGCGGACCTGGCGGATGAAATCGTGGTGCTGGATTCGGGCAGCACGGACGGCACGGAAGCCATTGCCCGCCGGTTTAACGCCCGCTGGTTTCACCAGGATTGGCTTGGCTACGTTGGCCAAAAGAACAAGCTCCTTTCATTGGCACAACATCCCTGGGTTTTCAGCATTGATGGCGACGAGGAACTTTCGCCGGAATTGCGCGCCGAGGTGCTGGCGGTCAAAGCCACTGAGCCGCCTGCCGAGATTAGCGGCTACGACATGCCGCGCTGTGTGCCATACGAGGGCCGCTGGATTCGCCATGGCGATTGGTATCCGGATCGTTTGGTGCGTCTCTTCCGCCGCGACCGTGCCCGGTTCGCCGGCGGCAAAGTGCATGAGCGCCTGGAGATTCAAGGCCGCATTCAGTCGTTTCAAGGCGAACTCTGTCACTATTCGTTCAAGAATGCGGCGGATCATTGGGCGCGTTGTCAGCATTACGCCCGGCTTTGGGCGGAGACGCAGGCAGAGCAGGGGCGTCGGGTTGGTCCGTTGGCACCGGTTCTGCACGCCATGTTCCGTTGGTGCCGGGGATACATTCTCAAAGCCGGTTTCCTGGATGGTCCGCAGGGCTGGCGCATTGCGAAGATCAATGCGCGCGAGGTGCATCTCAAGTATCGCCTGTTGCGGGCCATGAATCAGCACCGTTCCGGTCCTTCAGGAATTTCCCCTAAAAACAGTTAG
- a CDS encoding ABC transporter permease yields MSESAANPLSPNQRAWRRFFRNRPAQVGLAFLGLLLLVVLLWPLGRCQPIANWLPAAMTHHPDQFTGAQFEPPNRRHWCGTDVHGRDQLARILYGARISLLVGAAGAGVALVIGVFWGAVAGYLGGHWDALMMRWVDILYALPSIVFVIVLITTLETVVKAWITDRLGPQAATAVRLLFLFVGLGAVSWLTMARIVRGQVMTLRTRPFVDAARAMGASHAHILWRHLIPNTLGVIIVYLTLTVPSVILYESFLSYLGLGIQPPMASWGSLIAEGAQQLNPIRIYWWLLIFPALTLITTLLALNFVGDGLRDAFDPRAE; encoded by the coding sequence ATGAGTGAGAGCGCAGCCAATCCTCTCTCACCCAACCAGCGTGCGTGGCGGCGCTTCTTCCGCAATCGCCCCGCGCAAGTCGGACTGGCATTCCTTGGGTTGCTGCTGCTCGTGGTGTTGCTTTGGCCGCTAGGGCGTTGCCAACCCATTGCAAACTGGCTGCCCGCCGCCATGACGCATCACCCGGATCAATTTACCGGCGCGCAATTCGAACCGCCCAACCGACGCCATTGGTGCGGCACGGATGTCCATGGCCGCGACCAATTGGCACGCATTCTTTACGGCGCGCGCATCTCCCTGCTGGTGGGTGCGGCAGGAGCAGGAGTAGCGCTGGTGATCGGGGTCTTTTGGGGCGCGGTGGCGGGGTATCTGGGCGGGCACTGGGATGCGCTGATGATGCGCTGGGTGGATATTCTCTACGCCCTGCCCTCCATCGTATTCGTCATTGTGCTCATCACCACCTTGGAAACAGTGGTGAAAGCATGGATCACCGACCGGCTTGGACCGCAGGCTGCCACGGCGGTACGGTTGCTGTTTTTATTTGTGGGGCTGGGCGCGGTATCATGGCTGACGATGGCGCGCATTGTTCGCGGGCAGGTCATGACCTTGCGCACGCGTCCGTTCGTGGATGCCGCCCGGGCCATGGGTGCCAGCCACGCACATATTTTATGGCGGCACCTGATTCCGAATACGCTCGGAGTGATCATCGTGTACCTCACGCTGACCGTTCCCTCGGTGATTCTGTATGAATCGTTCCTGAGCTACCTCGGCCTGGGCATCCAACCGCCGATGGCCAGTTGGGGCTCGCTGATCGCGGAAGGAGCGCAACAACTCAACCCCATCCGCATTTACTGGTGGCTGCTGATCTTTCCCGCGCTGACGCTCATTACCACCCTCCTGGCGTTGAACTTCGTAGGGGATGGTCTGCGCGACGCCTTTGACCCACGCGCGGAATAG
- a CDS encoding ABC transporter permease produces MVQTALAEAYSVLMITLLKRLVFMVPLLLIISFLAFALLHLAPGGPFDKDRKPASPEIERNLRARFHLDEPVTKQYLRYLGIGWEHNERGERVWFQGGLIRGDLGPSMIYRAHSINDILKQGLPVSLTLGLLAFLFAMGTGIPLGFYTAVKRGQWGDYAGSFLALLSFCIPGFVIGPLLVMSLAIHWQWFPVGLWESPLHAVLPSVALGLYFAGRVSRLVREGMTTVLKEPFIVTARAKGLPEHTVLLKHAFRVAVLPLVSYSGPMLADLLTGSFVVENIFCLPGIGVFLTNGSLNRDYTMVVGLVLLYAALLLVLNLLVDLSYSLLDRRVKHE; encoded by the coding sequence TTGGTTCAAACGGCTCTGGCCGAGGCGTACTCCGTCCTCATGATCACCCTGCTCAAACGACTGGTCTTCATGGTGCCGCTGCTGCTGATCATCAGCTTCCTGGCGTTTGCACTGCTGCACCTGGCGCCGGGCGGCCCCTTTGACAAGGATCGCAAGCCCGCCTCCCCGGAAATCGAGCGGAACCTCCGGGCGCGTTTTCACCTGGATGAACCGGTGACCAAACAATACCTGCGATATCTCGGCATCGGCTGGGAGCACAACGAGCGCGGTGAACGGGTTTGGTTCCAAGGCGGGTTGATCCGGGGCGACCTCGGGCCTTCCATGATTTACCGCGCGCATTCCATCAATGACATTCTCAAGCAGGGGCTGCCGGTCTCGCTCACGCTCGGTCTGCTGGCGTTCCTCTTTGCCATGGGCACCGGCATCCCGCTTGGGTTCTACACCGCCGTCAAGCGCGGGCAATGGGGCGATTATGCAGGCAGCTTCCTCGCCCTGCTGTCCTTCTGCATTCCGGGATTTGTCATTGGCCCCTTGCTGGTAATGAGCCTGGCTATCCATTGGCAATGGTTCCCGGTGGGCTTATGGGAATCTCCGTTGCACGCCGTACTGCCCTCCGTGGCGCTGGGCCTGTATTTTGCCGGGCGCGTCTCCCGCCTGGTGCGGGAAGGGATGACGACCGTATTGAAGGAGCCCTTCATCGTCACCGCCCGCGCCAAGGGATTGCCGGAACACACCGTCCTGCTCAAGCACGCCTTCCGCGTGGCGGTGCTGCCGTTGGTTTCCTATTCCGGCCCGATGCTGGCGGACCTGCTGACGGGTTCCTTCGTGGTGGAAAACATTTTCTGCCTGCCGGGCATCGGCGTGTTTCTCACGAACGGCTCCCTGAACCGAGATTACACCATGGTGGTCGGCTTGGTGCTGCTGTACGCCGCCTTGCTGTTGGTGCTGAACCTGCTCGTGGACCTGAGCTACAGCCTGCTGGATCGGAGGGTAAAACATGAGTGA
- the mnmA gene encoding tRNA 2-thiouridine(34) synthase MnmA translates to MTETKKSRVLIGMSGGVDSSSAAALLVGQGYEVIGITLRLWPQGCGTQGDRTCCGPEAVADARTVCHNLGMPFYFLDEEPVFRQKVITYFAEEYKAGRTPNPCVLCNEHVKFAQLLKRADLLDAEFIATGHFARVENHDGRYWLKRGRDLKKDQSYFLFTLKQTQLARTLFPLGDMTKAESREISRTHALPTAEKAESMEICFVPDKDYGKFLQQENLVQKHIGDIVDLQGRKLGEHEGIAFYTIGQRRGLRVSHPEPLYVLDLDAEHNRVVVGPASHLDQDELLVERCNWIPFETPPASLEVTAKIRYNHLGSPATVTPLPDGQARVKFTTPQRAISPGQACVFYQADLVVGGGWIKKQA, encoded by the coding sequence GTGACGGAAACAAAAAAATCGCGGGTTCTGATCGGCATGAGTGGCGGGGTGGATTCATCCTCCGCCGCCGCCCTGCTGGTCGGGCAGGGCTATGAGGTCATAGGCATCACCCTTCGACTGTGGCCGCAAGGCTGCGGCACCCAGGGGGATCGGACCTGTTGCGGCCCAGAGGCGGTCGCGGATGCGCGCACCGTCTGCCATAACCTTGGCATGCCGTTCTATTTCCTCGATGAGGAACCCGTGTTCCGCCAAAAGGTCATCACCTATTTCGCGGAGGAGTACAAGGCGGGCCGCACGCCAAATCCCTGCGTGCTGTGCAATGAGCACGTCAAATTCGCCCAGTTGCTCAAGCGAGCGGACCTGTTGGATGCCGAGTTCATCGCCACCGGCCATTTTGCGCGCGTGGAAAATCATGACGGCCGTTACTGGCTCAAGCGCGGACGGGATTTGAAGAAGGATCAGAGTTACTTCCTGTTCACGCTCAAGCAGACGCAACTGGCGCGCACGCTGTTCCCCTTGGGGGATATGACCAAGGCTGAATCCCGGGAAATCTCGCGCACGCACGCCCTGCCCACAGCGGAAAAGGCGGAAAGCATGGAAATCTGCTTTGTCCCGGACAAGGATTACGGAAAATTTCTGCAACAGGAAAATCTGGTGCAAAAGCATATTGGGGACATCGTGGATTTGCAGGGGCGCAAACTGGGCGAGCATGAGGGCATTGCTTTTTACACCATCGGCCAACGACGGGGCCTGCGGGTTTCCCATCCCGAGCCGTTATATGTGCTGGACCTGGATGCCGAGCACAACCGGGTGGTGGTGGGGCCAGCCAGCCACCTGGACCAGGACGAACTGCTGGTGGAACGCTGCAATTGGATTCCGTTTGAGACGCCGCCGGCCAGCCTCGAAGTCACCGCCAAAATCCGCTACAATCACTTGGGCTCGCCAGCCACCGTGACCCCCCTGCCCGATGGACAGGCCCGCGTGAAATTCACCACCCCGCAACGCGCCATCAGCCCCGGCCAGGCGTGCGTGTTTTACCAAGCGGACCTGGTGGTGGGCGGCGGCTGGATCAAGAAGCAGGCATGA